The genomic region GCCTCGTCGATCCGGGCGGCCAGATCCAGCGGGCCGATGACGACGTCGTCGGGCGTGACGGGGCCCTGACCGGGGAAACGCAGCATGCCCGGGAGACTACCCGGGCGTTTCGTCGGAGTGCGCCGGGGACGGAGGGTTGTCTTGTTGGTGCGGGTGCGTTGTGGCTGGTCGCGCCCAGGCGGCGGAGCCATAGATGTCACAGCCCCGCGCCCCTGAGGGGCGCGCCACTTGCGGGGCTCGGCGTCCCTCAGAACAGGATGCTCATGAAAGCGCCGACCTCTTGGAAGCCCACTCTGCGGTAGGTGGCTCGGGCGGCTGTGTTGTAGTCGTTGACGTAGAGGCTGACGATCGGGGCCACGTCCGCGAGGGCGTAGCGGAGGACCGCTGCCATGCCGGGGGCCGCGAGGCCCTGACCACGGTATTCGGGGGCCACCCAGACGCCCTGGATCTGGCAGGCCTGGGTCGTGGCGGCGCCGATCTCCGCCTTGAAGACGACCCGGCCGTTGTGGTCGAGGCGGGCGAACGAGCGGCCGGAGCCGACGAGTTCGGCGACCCTGGCCTGGTAGAGCAGGCCGCCGTCACCGGCGAGCGGGGAGACGCCGACCTCCTCGGTGAACATCGCCACGCACGCCGGCATGATCGTCTCCATCTCGTCCTTGCGGATGCGGCGGACGTACGGATCCGGGGCGATGTCGGCGGGGAGCCGGTCGGTGACCATCAGGGGCTGGTGCGGACGGACCTCGCGGGCCGGGCCCCAGTTGGGTTCGAGGAGGCGCCAGAGCTGGGTGGTGGCCTCGGCGGGGCCGACGATGGAGGAGCAGCGGCGGCCTGCTCTGCGGGCGCGGTCCGCGAAGGCGCGTACGGCTCGGGGGGTGGCGCAGATCGGGACGAGGTTGGCGCCCGCGTAGCAGAGGGACGTCAGCATGCCGTCCTCGTACCAGCCCCACATCTCACCGCCGAGGCGCCAGGGGTCGAGGCCCGCGACCTGTACGCGTGACGTCACGAAGGCGTTCGCCACCGGCTCGCGGTCGAGGACGGCGAGCGCGGCGTCCAGGTCGCTCGGTTCGAGGACCCTGGTGGTCGTCTGCGTCAACACGTGCGGGGCCTTCACCATCAGGTCTGCTGATCCCCGCACTGTACCTGGCGGAATTGTGCGGCGCCGCCGGGTGGGTCTGGGCGTAGGTGCCCGCCCCATCTCTGGGGGCTCCGCCCCCAGACCCCCGTATCGCGCTGAACGCGCTCGTCCTCAATCGCCGGACGGGCTGGAAGCAGGGGCGCAGCCCCGCCTTCCAGGGGCGCGGGGCTGTGACACTTGCGGCTCCTCCCCCACTCTCGGCTTCGCTCGAGCGGGGGGGGGACCCCCATCGTGGGCGCGACAAGCCCCCGCCGACCCGCACCCGACGTCGTCAGCCGGCCACCGATACCGAAGGCTCGCCGGAGGCGATTCCGTCCGCCTCCATCTGCTCCGCGATCTTCATCGCCTCCTCGATCAAGGTCTCGACGATCTTCGACTCCGGGACCGTCTTGATGACCTCGCCCTTGACGAAGATCTGACCCTTGCCGTTGCCGGAAGCGACGCCGAGGTCGGCCTCGCGGGCCTCACCCGGGCCGTTGACGACACAGCCCATGACCGCGACACGGAGCGGGACCTCCATGCCCTCCAGGCCGGCGGTCACCTCCTCCGCCAGCTTGTACACGTCGACCTGGGCCCGCCCGCAGGACGGGCAGGAGACGATCTCCAGGCGGCGCTGCTTGAGGTTCAGCGACTCCAGGATCTGCATGCCGACCTTGATCTCCTCGACCGGCGGGGCCGAGAGGGAGACCCGGATCGTGTCGCCGATGCCCTCGGCGAGCAGCGCTCCGAAGGCCACCGCGGACTTGATCGTGCCCTGGAAGGCGGGGCCGGCCTCCGTGACACCCAGGTGCAGCGGGTAGTCGCAGGCAGCCGCCAGCTGCCGGTAGGCGTTGACCATGACCACCGGGTCGTTGTGCTTGACCGAGATCTTGATGTCCCGGAAGTCGTGCTCCTCGAAGAGCGACGCCTCCCAGAGGGCCGACTCGACGAGCGCCTCGGGGGTGGCCTTGCCGTACTTCTGGAGCAGGCGCTTGTCGAGCGAACCGGCGTTGACCCCGATCCGGATCGGGGTGCCGGTGTCCTTGGCGGCCCGCGCGATCTCCCTGACCTGGTCGTCGAACTGCTTGATGTTGCCGGGGTTCACCCGGACCGCGGCGCAGCCGGCGTTGATCGCGGCGAACACGTACTTCGGCTGGAAGTGGATGTCCGCGATCACCGGGATCTGCGACTTGCGGGCGATGGTGGCGAGCGCGTCCGCGTCGTCCTGTGTGGGGCACGCGACGCGCACGATCTGGCAGCCGGACGCGGTCAGTTCGGCGATCTGCTGGAGCGTGGCCCCGATGTCCGACGTACGCGTCGTCGTCATCGACTGCACCGAGACGGGTGCGTCTCCGCCCACCGCCACGCTTCCGACCTGGATCTGCCGGCTCTTCCGGCGCTCGGCGAGCTTGGTCGGAACGGACGGCATGCCGAGTGAAATCGCAGTCATCTGCTGTGCAACCCCAAGGTAAGGATCGGTCGGTCCCGAAAGCGGACGGGCTCCAGTCTTCGAGATTACGGCACCCCCGCGGACGGGAGCACATTCCACCAGCAGGTCCACTCATAGGTGGGCGGCCGTGCACAAAGTGTGCCCGGCCGCCGCGAACTCCGTATGACTAGGAGATTCTCACCGGGTTAACCACGTCCGCGATCAGCACCAGGATCGTGAAGCAGATGAAGATCCCGGCCACCACGTACGCGACGGGCATGAGCTTCGCCACGTCGAACGGGCCGGGGTCCGGCCGCCGCAGCACCTTCGCCATGTTGCGGCGCAGGGCCTCCCACAGGGCGCCCGCGATGTGCCCGCCGTCGAGCGGCAGCAGCGGGAGCATGTTGAACAGGAACAGGGAGAGGTTGAAGCCCGCGACGAGGAACAGCATCATCGCGATCTGGTTCTCCGGCGGGATGTCCAGCGTGAACACCTCGCCGCCGACCCGGGCCGCGCCGACCACGCCCATCGGGGAATCCGCCTCGCGCTCGCCGTCGCCGAAGGCCGCGTCCCACAGGGCGGGGACCTTGGACGGCAGGGCCAGGAGCGACTCGACGCCGTTCTGCATCATGTCGCCCATACGGTCCACGGACTGCCCGAACGACTGCTGGACGATGCCGGAGGCGGGGGTGAAGCCGAGGAAGCCGGCGTACACGTACTTG from Streptomyces sp. NBC_00878 harbors:
- a CDS encoding GNAT family N-acetyltransferase — encoded protein: MLTQTTTRVLEPSDLDAALAVLDREPVANAFVTSRVQVAGLDPWRLGGEMWGWYEDGMLTSLCYAGANLVPICATPRAVRAFADRARRAGRRCSSIVGPAEATTQLWRLLEPNWGPAREVRPHQPLMVTDRLPADIAPDPYVRRIRKDEMETIMPACVAMFTEEVGVSPLAGDGGLLYQARVAELVGSGRSFARLDHNGRVVFKAEIGAATTQACQIQGVWVAPEYRGQGLAAPGMAAVLRYALADVAPIVSLYVNDYNTAARATYRRVGFQEVGAFMSILF
- the ispG gene encoding flavodoxin-dependent (E)-4-hydroxy-3-methylbut-2-enyl-diphosphate synthase, with the protein product MTAISLGMPSVPTKLAERRKSRQIQVGSVAVGGDAPVSVQSMTTTRTSDIGATLQQIAELTASGCQIVRVACPTQDDADALATIARKSQIPVIADIHFQPKYVFAAINAGCAAVRVNPGNIKQFDDQVREIARAAKDTGTPIRIGVNAGSLDKRLLQKYGKATPEALVESALWEASLFEEHDFRDIKISVKHNDPVVMVNAYRQLAAACDYPLHLGVTEAGPAFQGTIKSAVAFGALLAEGIGDTIRVSLSAPPVEEIKVGMQILESLNLKQRRLEIVSCPSCGRAQVDVYKLAEEVTAGLEGMEVPLRVAVMGCVVNGPGEAREADLGVASGNGKGQIFVKGEVIKTVPESKIVETLIEEAMKIAEQMEADGIASGEPSVSVAG